One stretch of Bacillota bacterium DNA includes these proteins:
- a CDS encoding glutamine--tRNA ligase/YqeY domain fusion protein, with protein MASTQMEACSNFIQAIIDKDLSQGVNGGRVHTRFPPEPNGYLHIGHAKSVILNYGLATRNNGLFNLRFDDTNPTRENQVFVDSIIRDVKWLGIDWGDRLFFASDYFDHLYDFAVQLIRKGKAYVCDLSQEAIRQYRGTLTEPGRESPYRSRPVEENLDLFERMKAGEFPEGSRTLRAKIDMSSPNLNMRDPVLYRILFAHHHRTRDKWCIYPMYDYAHPLGDALENITHSICTLEYCDHRPLYDWVLDHVDFRGIPGVVGRPKQIEFARLNTNYTVMSKRKLRRLVEEGHVGGWDDPRMPTIAGIRRRGYTPEAIWSFCEQIGVAKRDSVVDMAFLEHCIREDLNRRAPRVMAVTRPLKVIITNYPEREIEWVKVENNPEDPDTGYREVPFCRELYVEQDDFMEVPPLKFFRLAPGREVRLKGAYIIKCEQVVKDESTGQITELRCTYDQATRSGDVSGGRKAKATIHWVSARHAIPATVRLYDKLFLIENPEEGPQDTEFTAHINPGSLEVLTGCMVEPGLAGVAPESRFQFLRQGYFYLDPVDSQGGRLVFNRIVTLRDTWAQVQRSQ; from the coding sequence ATGGCGAGCACCCAGATGGAAGCATGTAGCAACTTCATCCAGGCCATCATCGACAAGGATCTGAGCCAGGGGGTGAACGGCGGTCGGGTACATACCCGTTTCCCGCCGGAGCCCAACGGGTACTTGCACATCGGTCATGCTAAGTCCGTAATCCTGAATTACGGGCTAGCCACGAGGAACAACGGGCTTTTCAACCTCAGGTTTGACGATACCAACCCCACCCGGGAAAACCAGGTATTTGTAGATTCCATCATCCGCGACGTGAAGTGGCTGGGCATCGACTGGGGAGACCGGCTATTCTTCGCCTCCGACTACTTTGACCATCTCTACGACTTCGCCGTGCAGCTCATCAGGAAGGGTAAAGCCTACGTATGCGACCTGAGCCAGGAAGCAATCCGCCAGTACCGGGGAACCCTCACCGAACCCGGACGGGAAAGCCCGTACCGGAGCCGTCCGGTCGAGGAGAACTTGGACCTGTTCGAACGCATGAAAGCCGGGGAATTCCCGGAAGGGTCGCGCACCCTGCGGGCTAAGATCGACATGTCCTCTCCCAACCTCAACATGCGCGACCCGGTTCTCTATCGCATCCTGTTCGCCCATCACCACCGTACCCGGGACAAGTGGTGCATCTACCCCATGTACGACTATGCCCACCCTCTGGGCGACGCGCTGGAGAACATCACCCACTCCATCTGCACCCTGGAGTATTGTGACCACCGCCCACTGTACGACTGGGTGCTGGACCACGTGGACTTCAGAGGGATACCCGGCGTCGTGGGCCGCCCCAAACAGATCGAGTTCGCCCGGCTCAACACCAACTACACGGTCATGAGTAAACGCAAGTTACGTCGGCTGGTGGAAGAAGGTCATGTGGGTGGCTGGGATGATCCCCGCATGCCCACCATCGCCGGGATCCGCCGCCGGGGCTACACGCCCGAGGCCATCTGGAGCTTCTGTGAGCAGATCGGCGTGGCCAAACGCGACAGCGTGGTGGACATGGCCTTCCTGGAACACTGCATCCGCGAGGACCTGAACAGGCGGGCGCCCCGGGTCATGGCCGTCACCAGGCCTTTGAAAGTGATCATCACCAACTACCCTGAAAGAGAGATCGAGTGGGTGAAGGTAGAGAACAATCCGGAAGACCCGGACACCGGCTATCGTGAGGTTCCGTTTTGCCGGGAGCTCTACGTGGAGCAGGATGACTTTATGGAGGTTCCTCCCTTGAAGTTCTTCCGGCTAGCTCCCGGGCGCGAGGTACGCCTCAAGGGCGCTTACATCATCAAGTGCGAGCAGGTGGTCAAGGACGAAAGCACCGGCCAGATCACAGAGCTTCGTTGCACCTACGACCAGGCCACCAGGAGCGGGGACGTTTCCGGCGGGCGCAAGGCCAAAGCCACCATCCACTGGGTCTCTGCCCGGCACGCCATACCCGCCACCGTCCGCCTATACGACAAGCTCTTTCTTATCGAGAACCCGGAGGAAGGACCCCAGGACACTGAGTTCACGGCCCATATCAACCCCGGCTCACTAGAGGTCTTGACCGGCTGCATGGTCGAGCCGGGCTTGGCCGGGGTCGCTCCCGAAAGCCGCTTCCAGTTCCTGCGCCAGGGGTACTTCTACCTGGACCCGGTTGACTCCCAGGGGGGCAGGCTAGTGTTCAACCGCATCGTAACCCTGCGGGACACGTGGGCCCAGGTTCAGAGGTCGCAGTAG
- a CDS encoding Fur family transcriptional regulator produces MNQGELSSLLRGKGFKATPQRLAILKALMDTHKHPTAERIFHSLRGDFPTLSLATVYKTLEMLKTAGLVSQLDAHGGGKRYDANTEPHCHLVCSRCGRMDDLVDPVIDFQWLPRLVEHAREVTPFAVKRPELYLYGICPGCQE; encoded by the coding sequence GTGAACCAGGGTGAACTATCTTCCCTTCTCCGCGGCAAGGGCTTCAAAGCGACGCCACAGCGGCTAGCCATCCTGAAGGCATTGATGGACACACACAAACACCCGACAGCCGAGAGGATATTTCACAGCCTCAGGGGCGACTTTCCCACCCTCAGCCTTGCCACGGTCTACAAGACCTTGGAAATGCTGAAGACTGCGGGCCTAGTAAGCCAGCTGGATGCCCACGGCGGTGGCAAGCGATACGATGCCAACACCGAGCCCCATTGCCACCTGGTATGTTCCAGGTGCGGAAGGATGGATGACCTGGTAGACCCCGTAATAGATTTCCAGTGGCTGCCCCGCCTGGTCGAGCACGCCAGGGAAGTCACCCCTTTCGCCGTGAAAAGGCCCGAGCTCTACCTCTACGGCATCTGCCCCGGGTGCCAAGAATAA
- a CDS encoding small, acid-soluble spore protein, alpha/beta type, with amino-acid sequence MSERLKEQLAEEMGIAHVVRTEGWGSVPSRHCGNLVRLAIQNAERALTGRPGGNGA; translated from the coding sequence ATGTCCGAGAGGCTCAAGGAGCAACTCGCCGAGGAAATGGGTATTGCCCATGTGGTGAGGACCGAGGGATGGGGGTCTGTTCCCTCGCGCCACTGTGGAAACCTGGTGAGGCTCGCCATACAGAACGCCGAAAGAGCCCTCACAGGGCGTCCAGGTGGTAACGGGGCTTAG
- a CDS encoding alanine--glyoxylate aminotransferase family protein, which yields MLETVFMLPGPTEVPQAVAQAMSRPMINHRGEGFKRLFSEVQAALEPLLNTDGGILILPGSGTGAMECAAVNLLEPGESALVVAMGAFGHRFADICRGAGISVTNLNVPWGEVPDPQAIRAHIETAGPKAVFVTHNETSTGTCLDLEGVGRALASTGVFLVVDAVSSLGGIPVNMREWGIDVLVSASQKALMTPPGLALVAFSPRAQAAAARNPRPRYYWDWNLYLRDALKSQTPYTPALPQWFGLLEALRLIEAEGLESVFARHRAMSRMTRAGLEIVGAPPLGMASCASPTVTAFRMPGGINADQVRQALNERYGMVAAGGQGHLKGEIIRFGHMGAATTGHVLAALERLGLALRDVGATVDVPAALEAARQAGGEGT from the coding sequence ATGTTGGAAACCGTATTCATGTTGCCTGGACCCACTGAGGTCCCCCAGGCGGTGGCACAAGCCATGTCCAGGCCAATGATAAACCATAGAGGTGAGGGATTTAAACGCCTCTTTTCGGAGGTCCAGGCGGCCCTCGAGCCTCTTTTGAACACCGATGGGGGGATTCTGATCCTGCCCGGATCCGGCACAGGCGCCATGGAGTGCGCGGCAGTGAACCTCCTTGAACCCGGGGAGAGCGCGCTAGTGGTCGCCATGGGAGCCTTTGGGCATCGCTTCGCCGATATATGCCGGGGGGCTGGCATCAGCGTCACAAACCTCAATGTGCCCTGGGGAGAGGTCCCAGATCCCCAGGCTATTCGTGCTCACATCGAGACCGCGGGGCCCAAGGCGGTCTTCGTGACGCACAACGAGACCTCCACGGGAACCTGCCTAGACCTGGAAGGGGTGGGCCGAGCCCTGGCCAGCACCGGTGTGTTCCTGGTGGTCGACGCCGTGAGCTCCCTGGGTGGAATACCCGTGAACATGAGGGAATGGGGCATTGATGTCCTGGTAAGTGCCTCTCAGAAGGCCTTGATGACCCCGCCCGGGCTGGCTCTGGTGGCCTTCAGCCCCCGGGCCCAGGCGGCTGCTGCCCGTAACCCCCGCCCGAGGTACTACTGGGACTGGAATCTCTACCTTAGGGATGCCCTCAAGTCCCAAACCCCCTATACCCCAGCGTTGCCCCAGTGGTTCGGCCTCTTGGAGGCCCTCCGGCTCATAGAGGCAGAGGGGCTCGAAAGTGTTTTCGCCCGTCACCGCGCCATGTCCAGGATGACCAGGGCAGGACTGGAGATCGTGGGTGCGCCCCCCCTGGGAATGGCGTCTTGTGCCTCACCCACGGTGACCGCCTTCAGGATGCCGGGCGGCATCAACGCCGACCAAGTCAGGCAGGCTCTCAATGAACGATACGGCATGGTGGCTGCGGGGGGACAGGGACACCTGAAGGGAGAGATCATTCGCTTCGGCCACATGGGAGCAGCCACCACCGGCCATGTGCTGGCCGCCCTGGAGAGGCTGGGGTTAGCGTTAAGAGACGTGGGTGCCACTGTGGATGTGCCGGCGGCCCTGGAGGCAGCGCGCCAGGCAGGGGGTGAGGGCACTTGA
- the serA gene encoding phosphoglycerate dehydrogenase has protein sequence MLVADAIAQPGVDLLLSEAEVDNCPGLPRDALLERVATCDALVVRSQTKVSRELLQAGNNLKVVGRAGVGVDNIDVEEATSRGIVVVNVPGGNTMAACEHTLALLFAIARNIPQADAALRKSQWEREAFMGTELNGKVLGVIGTGKVGLEVARRARSLGMEVIAYDPYISPEQISKMDISQVSLEETLSRADFVTLHCPLTRETRGMIGRDEIALMKPSARLINCARGSVVDEKALCQALKEGRIAGAALDVFSKEPLGPSPLVDLPNVVLTPHLGASTVEAQDYNAIYVAEQVLKALKGLPVESAVNQPRLSREDWSALRPLIPLAELLGLLHAQVFPWALEQAQVSFANVECDNTSLATSYILKGLLQNTVAAPCNHINAPLVARERGTKVSETRHLDHGHPWMIQLRAGTAHRLRTVSGILTPAGQARVVEMDGYSLEFVPSPHMLVCPHADRPGLIGRVGTLLGERRVNIASMQVGRKSVGGDALMILQVDEPVPGDLSNSIAGVPGVHGVRAVELPAQLLKEAGADPIVP, from the coding sequence GTGCTGGTGGCCGATGCCATAGCTCAGCCCGGGGTGGATCTCTTGCTGAGCGAGGCCGAGGTTGACAACTGCCCGGGCCTTCCACGGGATGCACTGCTAGAGCGGGTGGCAACCTGTGACGCCTTGGTGGTCAGGAGCCAGACGAAGGTATCCAGGGAATTGCTCCAGGCCGGGAACAATCTCAAAGTGGTGGGGCGTGCAGGGGTGGGCGTGGACAACATAGACGTGGAAGAGGCGACGTCCCGAGGCATAGTGGTAGTGAATGTGCCCGGGGGGAATACGATGGCCGCCTGTGAGCACACCCTTGCGCTATTGTTCGCCATCGCGCGCAACATACCCCAGGCGGATGCGGCGCTAAGGAAGAGCCAGTGGGAGAGAGAAGCCTTCATGGGCACTGAACTCAATGGCAAGGTGCTGGGGGTTATAGGCACAGGCAAGGTCGGACTTGAGGTTGCCAGGCGAGCACGTTCGCTGGGCATGGAAGTCATCGCCTACGACCCTTACATATCACCCGAGCAGATCTCCAAGATGGACATCTCCCAGGTGTCGCTGGAGGAGACCCTTTCCAGGGCGGACTTCGTAACCCTGCACTGCCCCCTGACCCGGGAGACCAGGGGCATGATTGGAAGGGATGAGATCGCCCTCATGAAGCCCTCCGCGCGCCTGATCAACTGCGCCCGTGGCAGCGTTGTTGACGAGAAGGCCCTATGCCAAGCGTTGAAGGAGGGCAGGATAGCCGGGGCAGCCCTGGACGTCTTCTCCAAGGAGCCCCTGGGCCCGAGCCCCCTGGTGGACCTGCCCAACGTCGTCTTGACCCCTCACCTGGGGGCGTCTACCGTTGAAGCCCAGGATTACAATGCCATCTACGTGGCAGAGCAGGTCCTGAAGGCGTTGAAGGGCCTCCCGGTGGAGAGCGCAGTGAACCAGCCCAGGCTCTCTCGGGAAGACTGGAGTGCCCTGCGCCCTCTCATTCCCCTGGCCGAGCTGCTAGGACTCCTGCACGCCCAGGTCTTCCCGTGGGCACTGGAACAGGCCCAGGTGTCCTTCGCCAACGTGGAATGTGACAACACCAGCCTGGCCACGAGCTACATTCTCAAGGGGCTCCTCCAGAACACTGTGGCCGCCCCGTGTAACCACATCAATGCACCCCTGGTGGCGAGGGAACGAGGCACCAAGGTATCGGAGACCCGCCACCTGGACCATGGTCACCCCTGGATGATCCAGTTGCGGGCGGGAACTGCCCACAGGCTGAGGACTGTCTCCGGCATCTTGACCCCTGCGGGCCAAGCCCGAGTGGTGGAGATGGACGGCTACAGCCTGGAGTTTGTTCCCTCTCCCCACATGCTGGTGTGCCCGCATGCTGACAGGCCAGGGCTCATTGGCAGGGTAGGAACCCTGCTGGGCGAAAGAAGGGTGAATATAGCCTCCATGCAGGTTGGCAGGAAGTCAGTGGGTGGGGATGCCTTGATGATACTCCAGGTGGATGAGCCTGTTCCCGGAGACCTGTCGAACAGCATTGCCGGAGTGCCGGGGGTTCACGGTGTCCGAGCTGTGGAGCTCCCCGCGCAGCTCCTGAAGGAAGCGGGGGCTGATCCCATTGTTCCTTGA
- a CDS encoding histidinol-phosphatase, translated as MFLDYHVHLENGPYERGWALRFLEAAERVGIQEVGLVEHGHRFVEARHLLDIPWAAQYCTERTDDFVNLVLSLKAGGYPVKLGIEMDYLRGKEEATQHYLEGHPWDYVIGSVHWDLAGDGTAFPFDHLDVTWPENEVNSIYRRYFGLVKEAVSSGLFDILGHLDVVKAAGQRPGLPYDGLLRETLAEIGNAGMCMEFSSAGLRKPAKETYPPRWYLRTARELGIPVVTASDAHYPRETGFKAGDLVIALYEAGYTTLTCWNGRQSYQVPLPDPPP; from the coding sequence TTGTTCCTTGACTACCACGTCCACCTGGAGAACGGTCCCTATGAAAGAGGCTGGGCCCTCCGGTTCCTTGAGGCCGCCGAGAGGGTGGGCATCCAGGAAGTAGGGCTGGTGGAACACGGACACCGGTTCGTAGAAGCTCGCCACCTTCTGGACATCCCCTGGGCCGCCCAGTATTGCACGGAGAGAACAGACGACTTCGTCAACCTGGTGCTCTCCCTTAAGGCCGGAGGATACCCCGTGAAGCTGGGGATAGAGATGGACTACCTCAGGGGAAAGGAGGAGGCAACCCAGCACTACCTGGAGGGCCACCCGTGGGACTACGTCATTGGCTCCGTCCACTGGGACCTGGCGGGTGATGGCACGGCCTTCCCCTTTGATCACCTGGATGTGACATGGCCCGAAAATGAGGTGAATTCCATCTACCGCCGCTACTTTGGCCTGGTCAAAGAGGCTGTTTCCTCGGGCCTTTTCGACATCCTGGGCCACCTGGATGTGGTGAAGGCCGCCGGGCAAAGGCCTGGTCTCCCATACGATGGGTTGCTCAGGGAGACCTTGGCCGAGATCGGGAATGCCGGGATGTGCATGGAGTTCAGTTCGGCAGGGCTGAGAAAACCCGCCAAAGAGACCTACCCGCCCCGGTGGTACCTGCGCACGGCCAGGGAGCTGGGCATTCCCGTGGTGACGGCCTCGGATGCCCATTACCCCAGGGAGACCGGGTTCAAAGCGGGCGATCTGGTCATTGCCCTGTATGAGGCCGGGTACACCACGCTGACCTGCTGGAATGGAAGACAATCGTACCAGGTCCCGCTCCCGGATCCCCCACCCTGA
- a CDS encoding response regulator, with the protein MGRTALEAELRLAWRGAIPTWFRPVGVPAAVCYAGWLQVYNVLLADDEVLERTYLRFILEKSRLCRCVFEASKGQEAVDFASCYPVDVTFMDVRMPVMNGLEAIQAIKRDHPDIIVIVNSAYAKFDLAKEDDCLIAQGHPWPDRPGRDDWQDHLTSRVKEKPTPRRKPQH; encoded by the coding sequence ATGGGGCGTACGGCGCTGGAGGCAGAACTCAGGCTGGCCTGGCGCGGAGCAATCCCCACGTGGTTTAGACCTGTGGGGGTTCCGGCGGCAGTGTGCTACGCGGGGTGGCTACAGGTGTATAACGTGCTGCTGGCCGACGACGAGGTCCTGGAAAGGACATATCTCAGGTTTATCCTGGAGAAGAGCCGGTTGTGCCGGTGCGTGTTTGAAGCATCGAAAGGCCAGGAGGCTGTTGACTTCGCCAGCTGCTACCCGGTGGATGTCACATTCATGGATGTCAGGATGCCAGTGATGAACGGTCTTGAGGCTATCCAGGCTATCAAGCGGGACCATCCTGACATTATTGTCATTGTGAACAGCGCCTACGCGAAGTTTGACCTTGCCAAGGAGGATGACTGCCTCATTGCCCAGGGGCACCCGTGGCCTGATCGTCCAGGGAGGGACGACTGGCAAGATCACTTGACCTCCCGGGTAAAGGAAAAACCCACCCCGCGACGGAAACCACAGCACTGA
- a CDS encoding TIGR01440 family protein, with protein MIDFEKVRSQVGQALEGVLEVASLQPGQIFVLGCSSSEIMGGRIGKNSNMEVGRIVVSTILPVLKEKGIYLAVQGCEHINRALAIEEEAALRHGLEIVTVIPAPHAGGSASVAAYNLMENPVMVERVVAHAGMDIGDTFIGMHLKHVAIPVRLPITSIGGAHLTLARTRPKLIGGERAIYRRETYVKYL; from the coding sequence ATGATCGACTTTGAAAAGGTGCGAAGCCAGGTGGGGCAGGCGTTGGAGGGGGTTCTCGAGGTGGCTAGCCTCCAGCCGGGACAGATCTTTGTGCTTGGCTGTAGTTCCAGCGAGATCATGGGTGGCAGGATTGGGAAGAACTCCAACATGGAAGTGGGACGGATCGTGGTGTCCACCATCCTGCCGGTTCTAAAGGAAAAGGGAATCTACCTGGCCGTGCAGGGTTGCGAGCACATTAACCGTGCCCTGGCCATAGAGGAGGAGGCGGCACTTCGCCATGGGCTGGAGATAGTCACAGTGATCCCCGCTCCCCACGCGGGAGGCTCAGCCTCAGTGGCAGCCTACAACCTCATGGAGAACCCCGTGATGGTGGAGCGCGTGGTGGCCCACGCAGGCATGGATATAGGAGACACATTCATAGGGATGCACCTGAAGCACGTTGCCATTCCCGTCCGCCTCCCCATAACCAGTATTGGGGGGGCCCACCTGACACTGGCCAGGACCCGGCCAAAGCTCATCGGCGGAGAAAGGGCCATCTACAGGCGGGAGACGTACGTGAAGTACCTCTAA
- a CDS encoding SDR family oxidoreductase, whose translation MSREDQWKASMDTVLKTYGKLNILVNNAGVSLGRDIEETTLEDWNWLMGINATGVFLGTKYAIEAMKGNGENCSIVNRSSIDGQIAESGLFAYCASKGAVTILSKPAALHCGEKGYRIRVNSVHPGYVHTALTEKEAADSGMTPEAYFEKVGKMHPIGYIGRPMDMAYADIYLASDESLFVTGSELVIDGGWTAQ comes from the coding sequence GTGTCCCGGGAAGACCAGTGGAAGGCGTCCATGGACACAGTGCTGAAGACCTACGGGAAGCTGAACATCCTGGTGAACAACGCCGGGGTTTCCCTGGGACGGGACATCGAGGAGACCACGCTGGAGGACTGGAACTGGCTGATGGGCATCAACGCCACAGGGGTATTCCTTGGTACGAAGTATGCCATAGAGGCTATGAAGGGTAACGGTGAGAACTGCTCCATAGTGAACAGGTCCTCCATTGACGGCCAGATCGCCGAATCCGGGCTCTTCGCCTATTGCGCCTCCAAGGGTGCCGTCACCATCCTCAGCAAGCCGGCGGCTCTCCACTGCGGGGAGAAGGGCTACCGGATCCGGGTTAACTCCGTCCACCCCGGGTACGTTCACACCGCTCTCACTGAGAAAGAGGCGGCAGACTCAGGAATGACGCCAGAGGCCTACTTCGAGAAGGTTGGGAAGATGCACCCCATAGGCTACATTGGCAGACCCATGGACATGGCCTACGCCGACATATACCTGGCGTCGGACGAATCGCTCTTCGTCACCGGTTCAGAACTGGTAATCGACGGCGGGTGGACCGCACAGTAG
- a CDS encoding ATP-NAD kinase family protein, whose protein sequence is MAKERIGVIVNPVAGLGGRVGLKGTDGAEILARARNLGAVPEAPGRAITAIQRLKALEEDAKIITYPREMGEDEARASGLEPRVIGQITSGETTAEDTMRAGKEMLEAGVDIILFAGGDGTARNIYDAVDQRVTVIGIPAGCKIHSAVYAINPQSAGDVVVQYIMGKVTQTREAEVMDIDEDAFREGIVTARLYGYLKVPNERTMVQNLKSGRGLGEAASISGIGRYLATGMAPDCLYIIGPGTTTRGVMEEIGLPKTLLGVDLVYNKHLVAKDVTEREILEHLQDGRPAKIIVTVIGGQGYIFGRGNQQISPKVICKVGKENIIIVATKDKMVSLVGKSLLVDTGDQETDKMLSGYMRVIVGYEDTIVFKVG, encoded by the coding sequence TTGGCGAAGGAGAGGATTGGGGTCATCGTGAATCCCGTGGCTGGACTTGGAGGCCGCGTGGGCTTGAAGGGCACTGACGGGGCGGAGATCCTTGCGAGGGCTCGCAATCTAGGCGCGGTGCCCGAGGCGCCGGGCCGGGCCATCACCGCAATCCAGCGCCTGAAGGCCTTGGAAGAAGACGCAAAGATCATCACGTACCCCAGGGAAATGGGGGAGGACGAGGCCCGTGCCAGCGGCCTCGAGCCTAGGGTGATCGGGCAGATCACCTCCGGGGAGACCACGGCCGAAGACACCATGCGCGCGGGCAAGGAAATGCTGGAGGCGGGTGTTGACATAATCCTCTTTGCCGGAGGCGACGGTACCGCCCGGAACATCTATGACGCGGTGGACCAGAGGGTAACAGTCATTGGCATACCCGCTGGCTGCAAGATCCACTCAGCGGTGTATGCCATCAATCCCCAGAGTGCCGGTGACGTGGTCGTCCAGTACATCATGGGCAAGGTTACCCAGACCCGTGAGGCTGAGGTCATGGACATCGACGAGGACGCGTTCAGGGAGGGGATCGTCACAGCCAGGCTCTATGGGTACCTGAAGGTGCCCAACGAGCGCACGATGGTACAGAACCTGAAGAGCGGGAGGGGGTTGGGCGAGGCCGCCTCCATCAGCGGGATCGGACGCTACCTGGCCACGGGAATGGCCCCGGACTGCCTGTATATCATTGGGCCCGGCACCACCACCCGGGGGGTCATGGAGGAGATAGGGCTTCCCAAGACCCTCCTCGGGGTTGACCTTGTCTACAACAAGCACCTGGTAGCCAAGGATGTGACCGAGAGAGAGATCCTGGAGCACCTGCAAGATGGGCGTCCCGCCAAGATCATTGTCACGGTCATCGGCGGCCAGGGTTACATATTCGGCAGGGGCAACCAGCAAATCAGCCCCAAGGTCATCTGCAAGGTTGGGAAGGAGAACATCATCATAGTGGCAACCAAGGATAAGATGGTCTCCCTGGTGGGCAAGTCCCTGCTGGTAGACACGGGAGATCAGGAGACGGACAAGATGCTCTCCGGTTACATGCGGGTCATCGTGGGATACGAGGATACCATAGTGTTCAAGGTAGGCTAG
- the gcvPB gene encoding aminomethyl-transferring glycine dehydrogenase subunit GcvPB: MEEEIQGRVGDVAAKLPVGVKRKEAPALPGVDQKHVLEHGIHLSQETMGSNLSNDISEGTCTMKYNPRINEALCMLPGFAELHPDQDPDTVQGILEIFHKFQNVLKEVSGMNHVCLQPGGGNHAVYTASSVVRAYHARRGETGKRTEAITTIFSHPCDAATPATAGYKIITLYPDESGIPDLEALKAAVSDKTAAIFMTNPEDIGIFNPCVDEFVRIVHEAGALAFYDQANANAFLGVARAKEAGFDMCRFNVHKTFGSPHGCSGPATGAFCCQDYLARFLPVPTIDFDGQKYFLNYNLPESVSKVRDYYGAAGVILRAYAWSAMMGAGWLRECADVSVINNNCMYKLMLSISLGAGFLDNGIMGMEQIRYTFEKLKNDVNVGSDDMNRRMIDSGIPWFWSSHHPWVIPEPMTLEPCEAFSKEDIKEYYEVVKQVAKEAYEDPAMVQGAPYRSVIHKRKDEHKLDDPKKWATTWRACLRKVKDKK; this comes from the coding sequence GTGGAGGAGGAGATCCAGGGAAGGGTGGGCGATGTTGCCGCCAAGCTCCCCGTGGGAGTCAAGCGCAAGGAAGCCCCGGCCCTGCCCGGGGTCGACCAGAAGCATGTACTAGAGCACGGGATCCACCTCTCCCAGGAAACCATGGGGTCCAACCTTTCCAACGATATCAGTGAAGGCACCTGTACCATGAAGTACAATCCCAGGATCAACGAGGCCCTGTGCATGCTCCCGGGGTTCGCGGAGCTCCATCCTGACCAGGACCCCGATACGGTCCAGGGCATCCTTGAGATCTTCCACAAGTTCCAGAACGTCCTGAAGGAAGTCTCCGGCATGAACCATGTGTGCCTGCAGCCGGGCGGCGGGAACCACGCTGTCTACACCGCTTCCTCCGTGGTCCGCGCCTACCATGCCCGAAGGGGTGAGACCGGCAAGAGGACCGAGGCCATAACTACCATCTTCTCACACCCCTGTGACGCTGCAACCCCTGCTACGGCGGGCTACAAGATCATCACCCTGTATCCTGACGAAAGTGGAATACCTGACCTGGAGGCCCTGAAGGCTGCGGTTTCCGACAAGACGGCGGCCATCTTCATGACTAACCCCGAGGACATAGGCATATTCAACCCCTGCGTGGACGAGTTCGTGCGTATCGTGCACGAAGCGGGCGCCCTGGCCTTCTATGACCAGGCCAACGCCAATGCCTTCCTGGGCGTTGCCCGGGCCAAAGAGGCCGGGTTCGATATGTGCCGCTTCAACGTGCACAAGACCTTCGGCTCACCCCACGGCTGCTCGGGTCCTGCCACAGGCGCCTTCTGCTGCCAGGACTACCTGGCCAGGTTTCTGCCTGTGCCCACCATCGATTTTGACGGGCAGAAGTACTTCCTCAACTACAACCTGCCCGAGAGCGTCAGCAAGGTCCGTGACTACTACGGTGCCGCCGGCGTGATCCTCAGGGCCTACGCGTGGAGCGCCATGATGGGCGCGGGGTGGCTCAGGGAGTGCGCGGATGTCTCGGTCATCAATAATAACTGCATGTACAAGCTAATGCTGAGCATTTCGCTGGGCGCCGGCTTCCTGGACAACGGCATCATGGGGATGGAGCAGATCCGCTACACCTTCGAGAAGCTGAAGAACGACGTGAACGTGGGCTCCGACGACATGAACCGGAGGATGATAGACTCCGGCATCCCATGGTTCTGGTCCAGCCATCACCCGTGGGTGATCCCGGAACCGATGACCCTGGAGCCCTGCGAGGCCTTCTCGAAGGAAGACATCAAGGAGTACTACGAGGTAGTGAAGCAGGTGGCCAAGGAGGCCTACGAGGACCCAGCCATGGTCCAAGGCGCCCCCTACCGCTCGGTCATTCACAAGCGCAAGGACGAGCACAAGCTGGATGACCCCAAGAAGTGGGCCACCACGTGGAGGGCCTGCCTACGCAAGGTCAAGGACAAGAAGTAA